The following proteins come from a genomic window of Campylobacter concisus:
- a CDS encoding HDOD domain-containing protein, with protein sequence MNESVFKKIKALPPLDDTVIQIQRLHADENSSISDLTKVVEKDPMLTANILRSANSPLYGFSQEITTIARAISLFGMATIRGFALSSTIKKSFSINLEPYGITTQDFLNISIIQNALMYNWHSKVNPKSLEILSPASFMLEIGKIVLAHELAENKQDVEFREKLKNISSPIDLALFETEILDMSNEEVTAKIFEQWNLETELSSSILYSNNPEEAPDHIKDYAKALKVIKTAVNIFNQLDDISIQNTLPLLDEYGFGHDTFLMAVAKVKDNL encoded by the coding sequence ATGAATGAATCAGTTTTTAAAAAAATCAAAGCACTTCCACCATTAGATGACACGGTTATACAAATTCAACGCTTACATGCGGACGAAAACAGCTCAATAAGTGATCTTACAAAAGTGGTTGAAAAGGATCCGATGCTAACGGCAAATATCTTGCGTTCAGCAAACTCTCCACTTTATGGGTTTTCTCAAGAGATCACAACTATAGCAAGAGCTATTTCTCTTTTTGGTATGGCTACTATTCGAGGTTTTGCGCTTTCAAGTACGATTAAAAAGAGTTTTTCTATAAATTTAGAGCCTTATGGCATTACTACACAAGATTTTTTAAATATCTCGATAATACAAAATGCACTGATGTACAATTGGCATTCTAAAGTTAATCCTAAAAGCTTAGAAATTCTCTCTCCAGCTTCATTTATGCTTGAGATTGGCAAGATAGTTCTTGCTCATGAATTAGCCGAAAATAAGCAAGACGTCGAATTTAGAGAAAAACTTAAAAATATATCTAGCCCAATCGATCTTGCCCTATTTGAAACAGAAATTTTAGATATGTCAAATGAAGAAGTTACAGCTAAAATTTTTGAACAATGGAACCTTGAGACAGAGCTTAGCAGCTCGATACTCTATTCAAATAATCCAGAAGAGGCGCCAGATCATATAAAAGACTATGCAAAAGCCCTAAAAGTGATAAAAACGGCTGTAAATATCTTTAATCAACTTGATGATATAAGCATACAAAATACTCTACCTCTTCTTGACGAATACGGCTTTGGACATGATACGTTTTTAATGGCTGTTGCTAAAGTCAAAGATAATTTGTGA
- the ilvC gene encoding ketol-acid reductoisomerase, which produces MAINVYYDKDCDLSLIQSKKVAIIGFGSQGHAHAENLRDNGVSVVIGLSKGGKSWAKAEAKGFEVKTVSEATKGADVVMILTPDELQAEIYKNEIEPNLKDHAAIAFGHGFNVHFGQIKAPANIDVIMIAPKAPGHTVRSEFVRGGGIPDLIAVEQNASGKAKEIALSYACGIGGGRTGIIETTFKDETETDLFGEQAVLCGGLCALVNAGFDTLVEAGYEPEMAYFECLHELKLIVDLMYQGGMADMRYSISNTAEYGDYVSGVRVVGEESRKAMKEVLKEIQNGKFAKDFILERKAGYVRMNAERGIAERSLLNQTGKKLRAMMPWITNGKLIDQNKN; this is translated from the coding sequence ATGGCTATAAATGTTTATTATGATAAAGACTGTGATTTAAGCCTTATCCAAAGTAAAAAAGTAGCAATCATCGGCTTTGGGTCACAAGGTCATGCACATGCTGAAAATTTAAGAGATAACGGTGTAAGCGTTGTGATTGGCCTTTCAAAAGGTGGCAAAAGCTGGGCAAAGGCTGAGGCAAAAGGCTTTGAGGTAAAAACCGTAAGCGAAGCTACAAAGGGCGCTGATGTGGTTATGATTTTAACTCCAGATGAGCTTCAAGCAGAAATTTATAAAAATGAGATCGAGCCAAATTTAAAAGATCACGCTGCTATCGCATTTGGACATGGTTTTAACGTTCATTTTGGTCAAATCAAAGCCCCAGCAAATATAGATGTCATTATGATCGCTCCAAAAGCTCCGGGACACACAGTTAGAAGTGAATTTGTAAGAGGTGGCGGCATACCTGATCTTATCGCCGTTGAGCAAAATGCAAGTGGAAAAGCCAAAGAGATCGCGCTAAGCTACGCTTGCGGCATAGGTGGCGGTAGGACTGGCATCATCGAGACTACATTTAAAGACGAAACTGAAACAGATTTGTTTGGTGAACAAGCTGTACTTTGTGGTGGTTTGTGCGCGCTAGTAAATGCAGGCTTTGACACGCTTGTAGAGGCTGGATATGAGCCTGAGATGGCGTATTTTGAGTGCTTGCATGAGTTAAAATTAATCGTTGATTTGATGTATCAAGGCGGTATGGCTGATATGCGTTACTCTATCTCAAACACAGCTGAATATGGGGATTACGTAAGTGGCGTAAGAGTAGTTGGTGAAGAGAGCAGAAAAGCTATGAAAGAAGTTTTAAAAGAGATTCAAAATGGCAAATTTGCAAAAGACTTTATCCTTGAGAGAAAAGCAGGTTACGTTAGAATGAACGCTGAACGCGGTATAGCTGAGAGAAGCTTGCTAAATCAAACTGGCAAAAAACTTCGCGCAATGATGCCTTGGATAACTAACGGCAAACTTATAGATCAAAATAAAAACTAA